A genomic stretch from Lathyrus oleraceus cultivar Zhongwan6 chromosome 2, CAAS_Psat_ZW6_1.0, whole genome shotgun sequence includes:
- the LOC127118104 gene encoding protein EARLY RESPONSIVE TO DEHYDRATION 15 — MEVLSSTRTTSSSLNPNAPMFVPLAYRTVEDFSDDWWTLVHSSPWFRDYWLRERFQDPQNQNDAFSDFDMDEDDLFHVHQIEHQHEDGKDLVSLGSLKWRGSGGWAEAPKYAEKAPKNFKPRVSPRAIHQPR, encoded by the exons ATGGAAGTACTCTCTTCAACAAGAACCACCTCCTCCTCGTTGAATCCCAACGCTCCGATGTTCGTTCCACTAGCTTATCGCACGGTGGAAGATTTCTCCGACGACTGGTGGACCCTAGTTCACTCCTCCCCTTGGTTTCGCGATTACTGGCTCCGCGAACGCTTCCAAGATCCACAGAATCAAAACGACGCGTTTTCGGATTTTGATATGGATGAAGACGATCTTTTCCATGTCCATCAAATTGAACACC AACACGAAGATGGGAAAGATTTGGTCTCGTTGGGATCGTTGAAATGGAGAGGATCTGGTGGGTGGGCTGAAGCTCCGAAATATGCGGAGAAGGCTCCGAAGAATTTTAAGCCCAGAGTGAGCCCACGGGCTATTCATCAGCCTAGGTAG